From the genome of Uranotaenia lowii strain MFRU-FL chromosome 1, ASM2978415v1, whole genome shotgun sequence, one region includes:
- the LOC129739257 gene encoding zinc finger protein 593 homolog, which yields MPYARKKMHDGDTHLRRRWRLRNRQKDLDEIDTDLQQNSEKLLNQEVDLDKPGFAQFYCIHCATYYINERALQDHFRTKVHKRRLKALEVEPYTVDDSLRAAGQGSFIHPQKRKMETQPSKEQYAAGKRVKVDVVIEEEKPVKQNLSRVPKYDGQFGKILDDLKAPAT from the exons ATGCCTTACGCCCGCAAAAAAATGCACGATGGCGATACCCATCTGCGGCGTCGTTGGAGACTTCGTAATCGCCAGAAGGATCTGGACGAAATCGACACCGATCTGCAACAGAACTCGGAAAAGCTGCTAAACCAAGAGGTGGATCTGGACAAACCGGGTTTCGCACAGTTTTACTGCATCCATTGCGCGACATACTATATCAACGAACGGGCCCTGCAGGATCATTTTCGGACCAAGGTGCATAAGAG ACGACTTAAAGCTCTGGAGGTTGAACCATACACGGTGGACGACTCGCTGAGGGCTGCCGGCCAAGGCAGTTTCATTCATCCGCAGAAACGTAAAATGGAGACGCAACCTTCCAAGGAACAGTACGCCGCCGGTAAACGAGTGAAAGTTGATGTGGTAATCGAGGAGGAAAAGCCTGTCAAACAGAACCTTTCGCGGGTACCGAAGTACGATGGGCAGTTTGGCAAAATTCTAGACGACCTCAAAGCTCCAGCTACATAG